Proteins from a genomic interval of Streptomyces sp. SID8374:
- a CDS encoding alginate lyase family protein, with amino-acid sequence MRTGTIPRVLGTAAGLAALLTTALAAPALAEKAPAAAPAAAAAPAAFTHPGVLVSRPQLDFVRGRVQAGAQPWKGAYDQMMGSKYASLTRTAKPRAIVECGSYSNPNNGCTDEREDAIAAYTLSLAWYITQDSRYAQKAIEIMDAWSAVIRDHTNSNAPLQTGWAGSSWPRAAEIIKYTYSSWPNSGRFSTMLRDVYLPKVTNGSHSNGNWELSMTEAAIGISVFLEDRAAYDKAVSKFRGRVPAYIYVTADGALPKVAPGSGLDTRAKIINYWQGQSTFMDGLSQETCRDLTHTGYGISAIAHIAETSRIQGQDLYPEVADRLRHAMGLHAKHQLGTPVPSSLCGGSLKDSLGPITEVGFNALSNRLGYAMTNTQTLTERQRPAGSNNLFVAWETLTHANNPA; translated from the coding sequence ATGCGTACCGGCACCATCCCCCGCGTACTCGGCACCGCCGCCGGCCTGGCCGCGCTGCTCACCACCGCCCTCGCCGCCCCCGCCCTGGCGGAGAAGGCCCCGGCCGCCGCCCCCGCCGCGGCCGCCGCCCCCGCCGCCTTCACCCACCCCGGCGTCCTCGTCAGCCGCCCCCAACTGGACTTCGTCCGGGGCCGGGTGCAGGCGGGCGCCCAGCCCTGGAAGGGCGCGTACGACCAGATGATGGGGAGCAAGTACGCCTCCCTGACCCGGACCGCCAAGCCCCGCGCGATCGTCGAGTGCGGCTCGTACTCCAACCCCAACAACGGCTGCACCGACGAGCGCGAGGACGCCATCGCCGCGTACACGCTCTCGCTGGCCTGGTACATCACCCAGGACAGCCGGTACGCGCAGAAGGCCATCGAGATCATGGACGCCTGGTCGGCCGTGATCCGGGACCACACCAACAGCAACGCGCCGCTCCAGACCGGCTGGGCCGGCTCGTCCTGGCCGCGGGCCGCCGAGATCATCAAGTACACCTACAGCAGCTGGCCCAACTCCGGCCGCTTCTCCACCATGCTGCGCGACGTCTACCTGCCGAAGGTCACCAACGGCTCCCACTCCAACGGCAACTGGGAGCTGTCGATGACCGAGGCGGCGATCGGGATCTCGGTCTTCCTGGAGGACCGCGCCGCCTACGACAAGGCCGTCTCCAAGTTCCGCGGGCGGGTCCCCGCGTACATCTATGTGACCGCCGACGGCGCGCTGCCGAAGGTCGCACCGGGCAGCGGACTCGACACCCGGGCCAAAATCATCAACTACTGGCAGGGCCAGTCCACCTTCATGGACGGGCTCTCCCAGGAGACCTGCCGCGACCTGACCCACACCGGTTACGGCATCTCGGCCATCGCGCACATCGCGGAGACCAGCCGCATCCAGGGCCAGGACCTCTACCCGGAGGTCGCCGACCGGCTGCGGCACGCGATGGGGCTGCACGCCAAGCACCAGCTGGGCACGCCCGTCCCGTCCTCGCTCTGCGGCGGCTCGCTCAAGGACAGCCTCGGTCCCATCACCGAGGTCGGGTTCAACGCCCTGTCCAACCGGCTCGGTTACGCGATGACCAACACGCAGACGCTGACCGAGCGGCAGCGGCCGGCCGGGTCCAACAACCTGTTCGTGGCCTGGGAGACGCTGACCCACGCCAACAACCCGGCCTGA
- a CDS encoding M4 family metallopeptidase has protein sequence MRSTPSRRATATGALIAAAAMIAVGLQSGPATATPASAAPAGGITAGTKADPGSLPAKLSAAQRAELLREADATKAATAKQLGLGATEKLVVRDVVQDQDGTTHTRYERTLDGLPVLGGDLVVQETTAGKTLSVVKASKATTAQLKAVGLTADVAPAAAEKQALGAAKAEGSKATEADKAPRKVVWLGGGSPQLAYETVVGGLQHDGTPNELHVITDATSGEKLYEWQAVHNGTGNTQYSGQVTLGTAPSYTLTDTTRGNHKTYNLNRGTSGTGTLFSKSTDVWGNGTPQNAETAGADAHYGAALTWDYYKNVHGRNGIRGDGVGAYSRVHYGNNYVNAFWQDSCFCMTYGDGDGNVKPLTSIDVAAHEMTHGLTSVTAKLVYSGESGGLNEATSDIFAAAVEFYANNAQDQGDYLVGEKIDIRGNGTPLRYMDKPSRDGSSKDYWYSGIGSVDVHYSSGPANHWYYLLSEGSGAKTINGVSYDSPTSDGLPVTGIGRDKASLIWFKALTTKFTSTTNYAAARTGTLAVASELYGATSPEYAAVAHAWAAINVGARPGGGNPDPGGKVFENNTVVNIPDAGAAVTSAVNVTGVTGNAPSALKVDVNISHTYRGDLVIDLVAPDGGTFRLKNSSSSDSADNVVATYTVNASSKVANGEWKLRVQDVYRSDTGRINSFKLTF, from the coding sequence GTGAGATCCACGCCCAGCCGTCGCGCCACCGCGACCGGCGCTCTGATAGCCGCAGCAGCCATGATCGCCGTCGGACTGCAGTCCGGCCCGGCCACCGCCACCCCGGCCTCGGCCGCCCCCGCCGGCGGGATCACCGCCGGCACCAAGGCCGACCCGGGTTCCCTCCCCGCCAAGCTCTCCGCCGCCCAGCGCGCCGAACTCCTCCGCGAGGCCGACGCCACCAAGGCGGCCACCGCCAAGCAGCTCGGGCTCGGCGCCACGGAGAAGCTCGTCGTCCGCGATGTCGTCCAGGACCAGGACGGCACGACGCACACCCGCTACGAGCGCACCCTCGACGGGCTCCCCGTCCTCGGCGGCGACCTGGTGGTCCAGGAGACCACGGCCGGCAAGACCCTGAGCGTCGTCAAGGCGTCGAAGGCGACCACCGCGCAGCTGAAGGCCGTCGGCCTCACCGCCGACGTGGCCCCGGCCGCCGCCGAGAAGCAGGCGCTCGGCGCGGCGAAGGCAGAGGGCTCGAAGGCCACGGAGGCCGACAAGGCGCCGCGCAAGGTCGTCTGGCTGGGCGGCGGCTCCCCGCAGCTCGCCTACGAGACGGTGGTCGGCGGACTCCAGCACGACGGCACCCCCAACGAGCTGCACGTCATCACCGACGCCACCTCGGGCGAGAAGCTGTACGAGTGGCAGGCCGTCCACAACGGGACCGGCAACACCCAGTACAGCGGCCAGGTGACGCTGGGCACCGCGCCCTCGTACACGCTGACCGACACCACGCGCGGCAACCACAAGACGTACAACCTGAACCGGGGCACCTCCGGCACCGGCACGCTGTTCTCCAAGTCGACCGACGTCTGGGGCAACGGCACCCCGCAGAACGCCGAGACGGCCGGCGCCGACGCCCACTACGGCGCCGCGCTCACCTGGGACTACTACAAGAACGTGCACGGCCGCAACGGCATCCGCGGTGACGGAGTCGGCGCGTACTCCCGCGTCCACTACGGCAACAACTACGTCAACGCGTTCTGGCAGGACAGCTGCTTCTGCATGACGTACGGCGACGGCGACGGCAACGTCAAGCCGCTCACCTCCATCGACGTGGCCGCCCACGAGATGACCCACGGCCTGACCTCGGTCACGGCCAAGCTGGTCTACAGCGGTGAGTCCGGCGGCCTCAACGAGGCGACCTCGGACATCTTCGCCGCCGCCGTGGAGTTCTACGCCAACAACGCCCAGGACCAGGGCGACTACCTGGTCGGCGAGAAGATCGACATCCGTGGCAACGGCACCCCGCTGCGCTACATGGACAAGCCCAGCCGGGACGGCAGCTCCAAGGACTACTGGTACTCCGGCATCGGCAGCGTCGACGTCCACTACTCCTCGGGCCCGGCCAACCACTGGTACTACCTGCTCTCCGAGGGCAGCGGCGCCAAGACCATCAACGGTGTCAGCTACGACTCCCCGACCTCCGACGGGCTGCCGGTCACCGGCATCGGCCGGGACAAGGCGTCGCTGATCTGGTTCAAGGCGCTCACCACCAAGTTCACCTCGACGACCAACTACGCCGCCGCCCGCACCGGCACGCTCGCGGTCGCCAGTGAGCTGTACGGCGCCACCAGCCCCGAGTACGCGGCCGTGGCCCACGCCTGGGCCGCCATCAACGTCGGCGCCCGCCCCGGTGGCGGCAACCCCGACCCGGGCGGCAAGGTCTTCGAGAACAACACGGTCGTGAACATCCCGGACGCGGGCGCGGCCGTCACCAGCGCGGTCAACGTCACCGGCGTCACCGGCAACGCCCCCAGCGCCCTCAAGGTCGACGTCAACATCAGCCACACCTACCGCGGCGACCTGGTCATCGACCTGGTGGCCCCGGACGGCGGCACCTTCCGGCTGAAGAACTCCTCCTCCTCGGACTCCGCGGACAACGTGGTGGCGACCTACACGGTCAACGCCTCGTCCAAGGTGGCCAACGGCGAGTGGAAGCTGAGGGTCCAGGACGTGTACCGCTCGGACACGGGCCGGATCAACAGTTTCAAGCTCACCTTCTGA
- a CDS encoding TetR/AcrR family transcriptional regulator, translating to MNPDRRDRLRDAAIAVLAAEGGRGLTHRAVDRAAEVPDGTTKNYFPSRDAVLRAVAERCLEQYLALTAQLAAAPGPADREGLTALFRSLLENVAGPGRPRLLACLELQAEAARRPWLSALLDPMTSGDFAGFEAAQRSAGLPVTPQRAATVTLALHAAVPHLLGGGPGTLAAAGLDDLDRFVRGLLDAVYPADATPA from the coding sequence GTGAATCCTGACCGGCGCGACCGGCTGCGCGACGCGGCCATCGCCGTCCTGGCGGCCGAGGGCGGACGCGGCCTCACCCACCGGGCCGTGGACCGGGCGGCCGAGGTCCCGGACGGGACCACGAAGAACTACTTCCCCAGCCGGGACGCGGTGCTGCGCGCGGTGGCCGAACGCTGCCTGGAGCAGTACCTCGCGCTCACCGCCCAGCTCGCCGCCGCCCCCGGCCCCGCCGACCGCGAGGGGCTGACCGCCCTGTTCCGCTCCCTCCTGGAGAACGTCGCCGGGCCCGGCCGCCCCCGCCTCCTCGCCTGTCTGGAGCTCCAGGCGGAGGCGGCCCGGCGCCCCTGGCTCTCCGCCCTCCTGGACCCGATGACGAGCGGCGACTTCGCGGGGTTCGAGGCGGCCCAGCGCTCCGCCGGACTGCCCGTCACCCCGCAGCGGGCGGCCACCGTCACGCTCGCGCTGCACGCGGCGGTCCCGCATCTGCTGGGCGGCGGCCCGGGCACGCTGGCGGCGGCGGGGCTGGACGACCTGGACCGGTTCGTACGGGGGCTCCTCGACGCGGTCTACCCGGCCGACGCCACCCCGGCCTGA